From the Selenomonas sp. oral taxon 920 genome, the window TTTCGGAGGTGCACGGGCAGTCGGTTTGATGCCATTGCAATGACAACGGCATTATCCCCCGCAAGCACGAGGTCGAGCACGATAATCGAAAAGAGTGCCACAAAGAACTGCGATGAAAAGAGTTCGACTTCCACAGCTTCTCCTTATTTTGCCATCATCTTTGCGAGTTTCTGCGCAAAGGCGACAGGATTTTCCGGCAGAATGCCCTCGATCAGCAGTGCCTGCGTATAGAGCAGGTCGCAGTAGTCCTTGAACTCCTCGCTGTCCTTGCCCGCCGCGTGCACCTCTTTCAGCTTCGCAAAGAGATCGTGATGCGGGTTGATCTCGAGAATACGCCGTGCCTTGAACATCGGATTGTTCATCTCGGCAAAGGTCTGCTCCATCGACAGCGACGGCCCCGCCTCATCCGCGACCAGACAGACCGCGCTCGAGCGCAGTCGCTGCGAGATCTTGACCTCGGCAATCTTATCGCCGATGGCATCCTTCACGTCCTTGATGAGATCGTCGTTCGCCTTGGCGATATCCTCGGTCTCCTTCTTCGCCGCCTCGCTCTCCGCATCGTCGAGGCCTAAGTCACCGCGGCTGATCGAGTGGAAGTTTTTCCCCTCGTACTCATGCACCGTCTCAATCGCGAACTCATCCACGGGGTCGAGCAGGAACAGCACCTCAAGCCCGCGCTCGCGCAGCTGCTCCATCTGCGGCAGCTGTTCAATCGTCGCCTGATCCTTCGCCGTCGCATAGTAGATGCTCTTCTGGCTCTCGGGCATACGCGCAACATACTCCTTGAGGGAGACGAGCGCCCCCTCCTTCGAGCTGTGGAAGAGCAGGAGATCCTTCAGCTTGTCCACAGTATCGCGTCCGGAGTACATACTGTTGTAAATGCCGATCTTCAGCATCCGCCCGTATTCGTTCCAGAACTTCTCGTAGTCCTCACGGTTTTTCTCGAGCTTCTTGCCGAGCGTCTTGAGCACATTTTTCTCAAGCGCACGACCGATGGTCTTGAGCTCGCGGCTCTGCTGCAGGAGTTCACGCGAGATGTTGAGCGAGAGGTCGGGAGAGTCCACGAGCCCCTTGACGAAACGCAGATAGTCCGGCAGGAGATCCTTGCACTTGTCCATGATGAACACATGGCGCGAGTAGAGCTGAATCCCCGGCTCATAGTCTGCCTGATAGAGGTTGAACGGCGCACGCGCAGGAATCTCAAGGAGTGCCGTGTACTCGACTGTGCCCTCCGCCTTCGTGTGGAACACCTCCATCGGTGCTTCCCACTCGTGGAACTGGTCACGGAAGAAGTCGTTGTACTCCTCCGGCTTGATCTCGGACTTGGCACGCGTCCAGAGCGGCTGCATCGAGTTCAGCGTGCGCAGCTCCGTCTTCTTGATCTTCTCCGCACCCTCGATGACCTTGCCCTCATCGTCGCGCGGCATCTCCTCCGTCGTGACATTCATGCGAATCGGATAGCGTACATAGTCCGAATACTTCTTCACGAGACTCTCAAGCTCGAACGTGTCCGTGTAGTCCGTTTCGCCCTCCGTGAACTCCTTCGCGAGGTGGATCGTGACCGTCGTGCCGCGCGTCTCCTTCTCCGTGTCCTCGATCGTGTAGCTGCCGTCGCCCGTCGACTCCCAGCGTGTTGCCTGCTGCTCGCCCGCACGACGCGTTACGATCGTCACCTTCTCCGCGACCATAAACGCCGAGTAGAAGCCCACACCGAACTGCCCGATCAGCTCCTTGTCGGGCGTGCCGCCGTTCTCCTCCTTCGCCTTTGCGAGCTGCTCCATGAACGCCTTCGTGCCTGACTTCGCGATCGTGCCGATGTTCTCCACGACCTCCGCACGCGACATGCCGATGCCGCTGTCCGAGATCGTCAGCGTCTTGCTCTCCTTGTCGGGCACGAGGAAAATCTCATAGTTCTCATTGCCCTCAAGCATATCGCGGTTCATCAGGCTCTCGAAATGGAGCTTGTCCATCGCGTCCGACGCATTCGAGATCAACTCGCGCAGGAAAATCTCGCGGTTCGTATAGATCGAGTGGATCATCAGATCGAGCAGCTGCTTTGTCTCTGCTTGAAACTCAAACGTTTCCTTTGCCATGTTATCGTTCTCCCTTTGTCGTCAAGTATTTTGCATATGTTTCTGCGTATGCAAGTGTAAACTATGTAGTATAGTACACGAAAAATGACAAAAAGTCAAATACAAGACTGTTGTCGCCCTCCGTATCTCAGGCCTCAATCTTGTTTCCTTATGGTATACCGTCTATTTTAGCAAATTCGTCCTGCAAGCGCAAACGCCGCAGACGTTTTTCAGAATACAGGACACTGCTCCTATTTGCAATTCATATGGTTTTCGATTATACTTTTACAGGTAATTGTTTTCATTTTATGTTTTATGGGATAAGGGAGATGTTATTATGGATCAGGAGCAGAACACGCCGCAGAAACCGCAGACAATCATTGTAAAGTCACCGAAGAATGTCGGGCTTGCCGCTGGTCTCGGATTCTTCTTCGGGCCGCTCGGCATGTGCTATTCGACGCTCAAAGGCGCACTCATTATGTTTCTCGTCAACATTGTAATCGGGATCTTCACACTCGGATTTGGTGTATTCCTTACATGGCCGATCTGCGCGATCTGGGCATATGTGGCGGCAAAGAAGTACAACGAGCAGCTGTACGCCGAGCTCGGCTAATGCCGTTTTCATTCATCTTCTGCGGCAGTATGCTATAATAAATGCAGTTTTAGCGTCTGCAATCAGAAGAATGGAGGACTATGATGAACCGCTTTTCATTTGGCACGTTCGTATGTGCGGCAGTATTTGCACTTGCGCTGATGATTCCGACAGGCACGGCATCCGCCGAGGAGGCTGTGCCGACGCTGACGGTGAACGGTGTCGGCTCAGCTCAGATTGCCCCTGATACGGCAGAGATTACGCTCGGCGTTGTGACGGAGGCAAAGGATGCGGCACGGGCACATGCCGACAATGCAGCACAGGCGGCACGCATACAGAATGCGGTAAAGGCCCTCGGTATCGCAGAGCGCGACATTCAAACCACGCGCTATGATTTTTCTCCGATCTACGATGTGAAGGACAACGGGCGCAGCGTTGTTACCGGCTACACCGTGACGAACGCGGTCGTCATTAAGGTGCGCAGCCTCGCAAATGTGGGCAAGGTGATCGACACAGCGCTCGCAAACGGCGCGAATCGCGTGGACTCCCTCGAATTCTCTGCGAGCGACCCGAGTGCCGCAAAGAACGCTGCGCTTGCCGATGCCGCGCGTGACGCACGCAGCAAGGCGGATGCCGTGGCACGCGCGCTCGGCGTACGCATCGTCCGCATTCTGAACGTCTATTCGGACGCACAGTCACACACCCCGCGCAATTTTATGCCGATGATGATGGCAAAGGAGGCGTACGATGCCGCAACGCCGATCTCGGCAGGTGAGCTTTCGTTTGAAGCCTCGGTGAACATTGCCTATGTCATCGAGTAAACATGGGCGAGTCTCCGCCGTCGAGGCGATCCGCGGCATCTCCATGATGGGCGTGATCGGCATTCACATCGGCGCGGAGTACCTCGCAAATCCATCGCCCAACATTCACCTTGTGGCGCTTTTTGACATCGGTACGCGCTTTGCCGTACCGATTTTTTTCTTTATCTCGGCGTTCGGCCTCTTCTACGGGCAGTCGCCGTCCGCGCCGTTCTCCTATCGGGATTTCCTCGTGCGGCGCGGCCGTGCAGTCATGATTCCCTATCTTGTGTGGTCGCTCTTCTACCTGATTCATGACGCATACGTATACGGGGTGGGTTTCCCGCCGCTGACCGCACTGCCGGGGATTCTCTTCTTCGGCAACGCAAAGTATCAGCTCTACTTCATGGTGATCCTGATCTGGTTCTACCTGCTGATGCCGCTCTGGCGCGTGCTGCTTGCACGTATGACCCTGCCGCTGCTCACGGGGATTCTCGCCCTGCAGATCGCATTTGACTACTGGTCGAGCTTCAATACGGCGTTCAATCTCTATGTCTATGGTCTTCCCGAGGGAACGCTCCTGCGTGCACTGCTCTTCTATCGTCTGAACTACTGGGTTATACACTACGTCTTTATCTTCCTGCTCGGCGGCTATATTGCCCTTCATTTTGATGCTTTTCGTGCATGGATGGAGCGGAACACAATGCGGCTCTATGCGCTCGGCATCGTCAGCCTTGCCGCACTCCTCGCGTGGTACTACAAGCTGCTGCTTGCGGACGGATATACACCGCTTGAGGGCATCTACACGGCACATCAGCTCTCGCCGCTCGGCATCTTCTACACCATCGGCGCAACGCTCGCGCTCTTTGCGTTCTTTACCCGTCTCGGGACGGAGAACATCCTTGGGCGTGCATTCCAACTCCTCGGAAAGCACTCATATTTTATCTATCTCGGACATCCGATTGCGATCACCTATCTGCTGATGGCGATTCATGGAAGCGGTCATGTCCTCACTGCGCCGCTTGCGCTCGCGATGTATGCGGCGACGCTTCTGCTGACGCTCCTAGGAGCGATTGTTGTGCGGAGAATTGGCGAGAAGGTGCCGATTTTGAATGCGCTGACAATCGGGCTGAAACCGAAAAAGTAATATGACAGCACAAAAGGCTGCCGCCGAAGACAACAACCTTCGTGCGGCAGCCTTTTATATGCTCTGATGTCGTTTACAGACCCGCTTCCTTCTTCAGCAGCTCCGCCTTGTCCGTCTTCTCCCACGGCAGATCGACGTCCGTGCGGCCGAAGTGTCCGTATGCCGCCGTCTGTCGATAAATGGGACGACGCAGGTCAAGCATCTTAATGATGCCCGCCGGACGCAGGTCGAACGTCTTCTGCACGAGAGCGACAATCTTCTCCTCGTCGATCTTGCCCGTACCGAACGTATCCACCATGATGGAGACAGGGTGCGCGACACCGATCGCGTAGGCAAGCTGAATCTCGACGCGATCCGCGAGCCCTGCCGCGACAATGTTCTTCGCAACGTAACGCGCTGCATACGCAGCGCTGCGGTCAACCTTCGTGGGATCCTTGCCCGAGAACGCGCCGCCGCCGTGACGTGCCCAGCCGCCATACGTGTCGACGATGATCTTGCGGCCCGTGAGCCCGGAGTCGCCGTGCGGACCGCCAATAACGAACTTGCCCGTCGGGTTGACGAAGTACTTCGTCTCCGCGCGCAGCAGCTCTGCCGGAACGATCTCCTTGATCACCTTCTCGATCATATCCTTGCGGATTGTCGCGAGGTCAACCGCCTCATCGTGCTGCGTGGAGATAACGATGGTGTCCACGCAGACCGGCTTGCCGTCCTCATAGACCACAGTGACCTGCGTCTTGCCGTCGGGACGCAGATATTTGAGCGTACCGTTCTTGCGTACGTCCGTGAGACGGCGCGCGAGCTTATGTGCGAGCACCGTTGTGAGCGGCATATACTCGGGCGTCTCGTTCGTCGCATAGCCGAACATCATGCCCTGATCGCCCGCGCCGATTGCCTCTGCCGCATCCATGTCGCCCTCGCGCGACTCAATCGCCTGATTGACGCCCTGCGCGATATCCGGTGACTGCTCATCGAGCGAGACGAGGATTCCGCAGGTATCGGCGTCAAAGCCGTAGCTGGCATTCGTGTAGCCGACCTCGCGCACCGTCTGGCGGATGATCTTCGGAATATCCGCATAGCACGTCGTCGAAATTTCACCGACGACGTGTGCCTGTCCCGTCGTGACAAGGGTCTCGCACGCGACGCGCCCCATCGGATCCTCTGCAAGAATCGCGTCGAGGATGCTGTCGGAGATCTGGTCGGCGAGTTTGTCCGGATGTCCCTCAGTGACGGACTCAGACGTAAAGAGCATTTTTTTCATTCAAAAACCTCCCTCAGTTTTGAACAATCCTTGAAAAAGAAATCCTCATGCCCACAAGAAAAGCCTCCCTGAGATAAGGGAGGCTGCAACTGCCGCTCTCATCTCATAGGCGCTCTGCCTAAAGGAATTGGCACCGTTGGCTCATACGCCATGGTTGCCGCAGCTTCATCGGGCCATTCCCTCCGCTGCTCTGGATGAG encodes:
- the htpG gene encoding molecular chaperone HtpG, whose protein sequence is MAKETFEFQAETKQLLDLMIHSIYTNREIFLRELISNASDAMDKLHFESLMNRDMLEGNENYEIFLVPDKESKTLTISDSGIGMSRAEVVENIGTIAKSGTKAFMEQLAKAKEENGGTPDKELIGQFGVGFYSAFMVAEKVTIVTRRAGEQQATRWESTGDGSYTIEDTEKETRGTTVTIHLAKEFTEGETDYTDTFELESLVKKYSDYVRYPIRMNVTTEEMPRDDEGKVIEGAEKIKKTELRTLNSMQPLWTRAKSEIKPEEYNDFFRDQFHEWEAPMEVFHTKAEGTVEYTALLEIPARAPFNLYQADYEPGIQLYSRHVFIMDKCKDLLPDYLRFVKGLVDSPDLSLNISRELLQQSRELKTIGRALEKNVLKTLGKKLEKNREDYEKFWNEYGRMLKIGIYNSMYSGRDTVDKLKDLLLFHSSKEGALVSLKEYVARMPESQKSIYYATAKDQATIEQLPQMEQLRERGLEVLFLLDPVDEFAIETVHEYEGKNFHSISRGDLGLDDAESEAAKKETEDIAKANDDLIKDVKDAIGDKIAEVKISQRLRSSAVCLVADEAGPSLSMEQTFAEMNNPMFKARRILEINPHHDLFAKLKEVHAAGKDSEEFKDYCDLLYTQALLIEGILPENPVAFAQKLAKMMAK
- a CDS encoding SIMPL domain-containing protein; amino-acid sequence: MNRFSFGTFVCAAVFALALMIPTGTASAEEAVPTLTVNGVGSAQIAPDTAEITLGVVTEAKDAARAHADNAAQAARIQNAVKALGIAERDIQTTRYDFSPIYDVKDNGRSVVTGYTVTNAVVIKVRSLANVGKVIDTALANGANRVDSLEFSASDPSAAKNAALADAARDARSKADAVARALGVRIVRILNVYSDAQSHTPRNFMPMMMAKEAYDAATPISAGELSFEASVNIAYVIE
- a CDS encoding acyltransferase, which produces MSSSKHGRVSAVEAIRGISMMGVIGIHIGAEYLANPSPNIHLVALFDIGTRFAVPIFFFISAFGLFYGQSPSAPFSYRDFLVRRGRAVMIPYLVWSLFYLIHDAYVYGVGFPPLTALPGILFFGNAKYQLYFMVILIWFYLLMPLWRVLLARMTLPLLTGILALQIAFDYWSSFNTAFNLYVYGLPEGTLLRALLFYRLNYWVIHYVFIFLLGGYIALHFDAFRAWMERNTMRLYALGIVSLAALLAWYYKLLLADGYTPLEGIYTAHQLSPLGIFYTIGATLALFAFFTRLGTENILGRAFQLLGKHSYFIYLGHPIAITYLLMAIHGSGHVLTAPLALAMYAATLLLTLLGAIVVRRIGEKVPILNALTIGLKPKK
- the metK gene encoding methionine adenosyltransferase — its product is MKKMLFTSESVTEGHPDKLADQISDSILDAILAEDPMGRVACETLVTTGQAHVVGEISTTCYADIPKIIRQTVREVGYTNASYGFDADTCGILVSLDEQSPDIAQGVNQAIESREGDMDAAEAIGAGDQGMMFGYATNETPEYMPLTTVLAHKLARRLTDVRKNGTLKYLRPDGKTQVTVVYEDGKPVCVDTIVISTQHDEAVDLATIRKDMIEKVIKEIVPAELLRAETKYFVNPTGKFVIGGPHGDSGLTGRKIIVDTYGGWARHGGGAFSGKDPTKVDRSAAYAARYVAKNIVAAGLADRVEIQLAYAIGVAHPVSIMVDTFGTGKIDEEKIVALVQKTFDLRPAGIIKMLDLRRPIYRQTAAYGHFGRTDVDLPWEKTDKAELLKKEAGL